One Brevibacterium spongiae DNA segment encodes these proteins:
- a CDS encoding DUF3093 domain-containing protein, producing the protein MATMQSGTQVIFQEKVRASIGMWILVVVGAASTALMVAPVWPWGTIILPVISFVLFAWWLSSLTVTIIVTEQQLFVGEAHIDRKFVPRAQAFLGEAARQARGVDLDARAFLKIRPWAKDVVRIDLEDASDPTPYWLVSTRRAKELADALNS; encoded by the coding sequence ATGGCAACAATGCAATCTGGAACCCAAGTGATATTCCAGGAAAAGGTCCGTGCTTCGATCGGCATGTGGATCCTCGTCGTGGTGGGTGCGGCATCGACGGCGCTCATGGTCGCCCCCGTCTGGCCCTGGGGCACGATCATCCTGCCCGTCATCAGCTTCGTGCTCTTCGCCTGGTGGCTGAGCTCTCTGACCGTGACGATCATCGTCACGGAGCAGCAGCTGTTCGTCGGCGAGGCCCATATCGACCGGAAGTTCGTTCCACGGGCGCAGGCTTTCCTCGGCGAGGCGGCCCGCCAGGCTCGCGGAGTCGACCTCGACGCTCGGGCCTTCCTCAAGATCCGTCCCTGGGCGAAGGACGTCGTGCGCATCGATCTCGAAGACGCCTCCGACCCCACTCCCTACTGGCTCGTGTCCACCCGCCGCGCGAAGGAACTGGCAGACGCACTCAACAGCTGA
- a CDS encoding DUF4193 domain-containing protein, whose translation MATDYDAPRKQDDEIKSDSIEQLKAQRSQAQASKIDEDETAVAEGFELPGADLSNEELSVRVLPKQNDEFTCMECFLVRHRSQLATEEGGVPICTDCAG comes from the coding sequence ATGGCAACAGACTACGACGCACCTCGCAAGCAAGACGATGAGATCAAGAGCGATTCGATCGAACAGCTAAAGGCTCAGCGCTCACAGGCGCAGGCAAGCAAGATCGATGAAGACGAAACTGCGGTCGCCGAAGGGTTCGAACTCCCCGGTGCGGACCTGTCGAACGAAGAACTCTCCGTCCGTGTTCTCCCCAAACAGAACGACGAGTTCACCTGCATGGAATGCTTCTTGGTCCGTCACCGTTCGCAGCTTGCGACCGAGGAGGGCGGCGTTCCGATCTGCACGGATTGTGCAGGCTGA
- a CDS encoding ferrochelatase — translation MNTTAPIDALILMSFGGPEAPEEVVPFLRNVTAGRGIPEERLEEVGEHYFGFGGKSPINDQNKALLAALRAELDRRGIDTPLIWGNRNWDPYLTDEVRTLAQKGATNFLSIDTSAYSSYSSCRQYREDFAQTIDTLGGEGLTVSIDKIRQFYNHPGYAEACADCLNQGLADFKDQVGELDAAKHRILFVTHSIPNVMQDASAVTTNGYLAQHEELMNHLMDGVAESERVPFELVYCSRSGSPEVPWLEPDVNDRMAELAEAGVTGVVLVPIGFISDHMEVAFDLDTEAKETADELGFAFTRVATVGTHQAFVSGLVDLVEERVAQLRGEQIEAPALPGTKALVPGSGACSIDCCRGRIERATYPNWEPAS, via the coding sequence GTGAATACGACTGCACCGATCGATGCCCTGATCCTCATGTCATTCGGAGGACCGGAGGCCCCAGAAGAAGTGGTTCCCTTCCTCCGCAACGTCACCGCCGGCCGCGGGATCCCGGAGGAGCGACTGGAGGAGGTGGGAGAGCACTACTTCGGCTTCGGAGGCAAATCTCCGATCAATGACCAGAACAAGGCTCTGCTGGCCGCGTTGCGGGCCGAACTCGACCGTCGCGGCATCGACACGCCGCTGATCTGGGGCAACCGCAATTGGGATCCCTACCTCACCGACGAGGTGCGCACTCTCGCACAGAAGGGTGCGACGAATTTCCTGTCGATCGACACCTCCGCCTACTCCTCGTACTCCTCCTGCCGCCAGTACCGTGAGGACTTCGCCCAGACGATCGACACGCTGGGCGGAGAAGGCCTCACCGTCTCGATCGACAAGATCCGACAGTTCTACAACCATCCCGGCTACGCCGAGGCCTGCGCCGACTGCCTGAACCAGGGCCTCGCAGACTTCAAGGACCAGGTCGGCGAACTCGATGCGGCCAAGCACCGCATCCTCTTCGTCACCCACTCGATCCCGAACGTCATGCAGGACGCTTCGGCGGTCACCACCAACGGCTACCTCGCCCAGCACGAGGAGCTCATGAATCACCTCATGGATGGTGTGGCCGAGTCCGAGCGGGTGCCTTTCGAACTCGTCTACTGCTCCCGGTCCGGTTCCCCGGAGGTGCCGTGGCTCGAACCCGACGTCAACGATCGGATGGCCGAACTCGCCGAGGCGGGGGTGACCGGCGTCGTGCTCGTGCCCATCGGCTTCATCTCCGATCACATGGAGGTCGCATTCGACCTCGACACCGAGGCGAAGGAGACCGCAGACGAGCTCGGCTTCGCGTTCACCCGCGTCGCGACCGTCGGCACCCATCAGGCGTTCGTGTCCGGTCTTGTCGATCTCGTCGAGGAACGAGTCGCGCAGCTGCGCGGTGAACAGATCGAGGCCCCGGCCCTCCCCGGGACGAAGGCGCTGGTGCCCGGCAGCGGAGCTTGCAGCATCGACTGCTGTCGCGGTCGCATCGAACGCGCCACTTATCCGAACTGGGAGCCAGCGAGCTGA
- the dut gene encoding dUTP diphosphatase, protein MTETLKIDLQILDTGMSAPAYAHASDAGADLRSTIDFVLEPFERRVVPTGIAIALPEGYAAFVHPRSGLSSKHGVTVVNAPGTIDAGYRGEIKVPLINLDAKTPLRIARGDRIAQLVIQAVAQADFEVVDTLDDSDRGAGGFGSTGGIDAGFSDKEK, encoded by the coding sequence GTGACGGAAACCCTGAAGATCGACCTCCAGATCCTGGACACGGGAATGAGCGCGCCCGCCTACGCGCACGCGAGCGATGCCGGGGCCGACCTGCGCTCGACCATCGACTTCGTTCTCGAGCCCTTCGAGCGCCGCGTCGTGCCCACCGGGATCGCGATCGCCCTGCCTGAAGGCTATGCGGCGTTCGTGCATCCGCGCTCGGGCCTGTCGAGCAAGCACGGGGTCACCGTCGTCAACGCGCCGGGCACCATCGACGCGGGCTACCGCGGCGAGATCAAAGTGCCGCTCATCAACCTCGACGCGAAGACCCCGCTGCGCATCGCCCGCGGCGACCGCATCGCCCAGCTCGTGATCCAAGCAGTGGCCCAGGCCGACTTCGAGGTCGTCGACACCCTCGACGACAGCGACCGCGGAGCCGGAGGATTCGGCTCCACCGGCGGAATCGACGCCGGCTTCAGCGACAAGGAGAAGTGA